Proteins encoded together in one Cydia splendana unplaced genomic scaffold, ilCydSple1.2 scaffold_10_ctg1A, whole genome shotgun sequence window:
- the LOC134805429 gene encoding uncharacterized protein LOC134805429: protein MTRSGSGSVIVRCPLTVAKVIVTAGRIMLGWSAARVEAMEQLPLRCYRCMGTGHTRPLCPSLVDRGSWCYRCSKPGHKSKDCTVTAPWCAVCHHAGLKAGHVMGGQACTPPPVRGKEACTAGPMAAAAAALPNEPENRTERQLMEH from the coding sequence ATGACACGTAGTGGGTCCGGCTCAGTCATCGTACGCTGCCCGCTAACAGTGGCTAAAGTGATCGTTACGGCGGGACGCATTATGCTCGGGTGGTCAGCGGCACGTGTGGAGGCTATGGAACAGCTACCCTTACGCTGTTACCGCTGCATGGGGACGGGACATACGAGGCCCTTGTGCCCGTCTCTAGTGGATAGAGGCAGCTGGTGCTATAGATGCAGCAAACCAGGCCACAAGAGCAAAGACTGCACCGTGACGGCCCCCTGGTGTGCCGTATGCCACCACGCTGGACTAAAGGCGGGACATGTGATGGGCGGACAAGCTTGCACCCCACCACCAGTTAGAGGGAAGGAGGCCTGCACTGCCGGTCCCATGGCTGCCGCCGCAGCCGCCCTACCGAATGAACCTGAAAATCGGACGGAACGACAGCTTATGGAACATTAA